One Panicum virgatum strain AP13 chromosome 3N, P.virgatum_v5, whole genome shotgun sequence DNA segment encodes these proteins:
- the LOC120666377 gene encoding uncharacterized protein LOC120666377 isoform X3, giving the protein MHIFGSKPMADPLDLVCCSTCKKPVKASQYAVHTERCSSGKVNTNDAMGIDHASPTKPPKKGRKIKVISNGNQKVHIKVKAKSQPESKNGANTFELDNGHVSKLQPISSTGLKTLVHNASAINVPKSHLKDAPVPLATKMYHSQGNYRLRLELGQLYRESCVEHLSSHTTPNLSQQNGLVSQFPPCGKSALLGSQKNLVPQTQLLASTSELCSGIPQQLSASRPNHSLVTKTERADTQASAFSNEGSRSRCNKAAVPHSRNKGSKKAQQQPNGRVHVIKSSVE; this is encoded by the exons ATGCATATATTTGGATCAAAACCTATGGCTGATCCTTTGGACCTG GTCTGCTGTAGTACTTGCAAGAAGCCAGTCAAGGCTAGCCAATATGCAGTTCATACAG AGCGATGTAGTTCAGGGAAGGTAAATACAAATGACGCAATGGGTATTGATCATGCCAGTCCTACAAAGCCCCCAAAGAAGGGCAGAAAAATAAAAGTGATAAGTAATGGAA ATCAAAAGGTACACATAAAAGTGAAAGCAAAATCTCAACCTGAAAGCAAGAACGGTGCCAATACTTTCGAGTTGGACAATGGGCATGTCAGTAAACTACAACCTATAAGTTCCACAG GGCTGAAGACATTGGTTCATAATGCATCTGCTATCAATGTGCCTAAAAGTCACCTCAAAG ATGCACCAGTTCCTCTTGCAACAAAAATGTATCATTCACAGGGCAACTACCGTCTTCGATTGGAGCTTGGTCAGCTTTATCGCGAATCATGTGTGGAGCATTTGAGCAGCCACACAACTCCAAACTTGTCACAGCAGAATGGATTGGTGTCACAGTTTCCACCATGTGGCAAGTCAGCATTACTTGGTTCTCAGAAGAACCTTGTTCCTCAGACACAG CTTCTTGCAAGCACATCTGAACTGTGCTCAGGAATTCCTCAGCAATTATCAGCAAGCAGGCCTAACCACTCACTAGTAACAAAAACTGAGAGAGCAGATACACAAGCATCTGCATTTAGCAATGAAGGTTCACGATCTAGATGCAACAAAGCTGCTGTTCCCCATTCGAGAAACAAAG GAAGCAAGAAGGCGCAGCAGCAACCTAATGGACGTGTTCATGTGATCAAGTCCTCAGTAGAGTAA
- the LOC120666377 gene encoding uncharacterized protein LOC120666377 isoform X1, with the protein MVCMPGHFKMASVLKLVMMENHTAPDDVIHEMNAAQVLQKQLFDAHEPNLLDENDMHIFGSKPMADPLDLVCCSTCKKPVKASQYAVHTERCSSGKVNTNDAMGIDHASPTKPPKKGRKIKVISNGNQKVHIKVKAKSQPESKNGANTFELDNGHVSKLQPISSTGLKTLVHNASAINVPKSHLKDAPVPLATKMYHSQGNYRLRLELGQLYRESCVEHLSSHTTPNLSQQNGLVSQFPPCGKSALLGSQKNLVPQTQLLASTSELCSGIPQQLSASRPNHSLVTKTERADTQASAFSNEGSRSRCNKAAVPHSRNKGSKKAQQQPNGRVHVIKSSVE; encoded by the exons ATGGTTTGCATGCCGGGGCATTTTAAAATGGCTTCTGTGCTGAAGCTTGTAATGATGGAAAATCACACAGCACCAG ATGATGTGATCCATGAGATGAATGCTGCACAGGTCCTGCAAAAGCAACTGTTTGATGCACACGAACCAAATTTACTGGATGAAAACG ATATGCATATATTTGGATCAAAACCTATGGCTGATCCTTTGGACCTG GTCTGCTGTAGTACTTGCAAGAAGCCAGTCAAGGCTAGCCAATATGCAGTTCATACAG AGCGATGTAGTTCAGGGAAGGTAAATACAAATGACGCAATGGGTATTGATCATGCCAGTCCTACAAAGCCCCCAAAGAAGGGCAGAAAAATAAAAGTGATAAGTAATGGAA ATCAAAAGGTACACATAAAAGTGAAAGCAAAATCTCAACCTGAAAGCAAGAACGGTGCCAATACTTTCGAGTTGGACAATGGGCATGTCAGTAAACTACAACCTATAAGTTCCACAG GGCTGAAGACATTGGTTCATAATGCATCTGCTATCAATGTGCCTAAAAGTCACCTCAAAG ATGCACCAGTTCCTCTTGCAACAAAAATGTATCATTCACAGGGCAACTACCGTCTTCGATTGGAGCTTGGTCAGCTTTATCGCGAATCATGTGTGGAGCATTTGAGCAGCCACACAACTCCAAACTTGTCACAGCAGAATGGATTGGTGTCACAGTTTCCACCATGTGGCAAGTCAGCATTACTTGGTTCTCAGAAGAACCTTGTTCCTCAGACACAG CTTCTTGCAAGCACATCTGAACTGTGCTCAGGAATTCCTCAGCAATTATCAGCAAGCAGGCCTAACCACTCACTAGTAACAAAAACTGAGAGAGCAGATACACAAGCATCTGCATTTAGCAATGAAGGTTCACGATCTAGATGCAACAAAGCTGCTGTTCCCCATTCGAGAAACAAAG GAAGCAAGAAGGCGCAGCAGCAACCTAATGGACGTGTTCATGTGATCAAGTCCTCAGTAGAGTAA
- the LOC120666377 gene encoding uncharacterized protein LOC120666377 isoform X2, whose amino-acid sequence MVCMPGHFKMASVLKLVMMENHTAPDDVIHEMNAAQVLQKQLFDAHEPNLLDENERCSSGKVNTNDAMGIDHASPTKPPKKGRKIKVISNGNQKVHIKVKAKSQPESKNGANTFELDNGHVSKLQPISSTGLKTLVHNASAINVPKSHLKDAPVPLATKMYHSQGNYRLRLELGQLYRESCVEHLSSHTTPNLSQQNGLVSQFPPCGKSALLGSQKNLVPQTQLLASTSELCSGIPQQLSASRPNHSLVTKTERADTQASAFSNEGSRSRCNKAAVPHSRNKGSKKAQQQPNGRVHVIKSSVE is encoded by the exons ATGGTTTGCATGCCGGGGCATTTTAAAATGGCTTCTGTGCTGAAGCTTGTAATGATGGAAAATCACACAGCACCAG ATGATGTGATCCATGAGATGAATGCTGCACAGGTCCTGCAAAAGCAACTGTTTGATGCACACGAACCAAATTTACTGGATGAAAACG AGCGATGTAGTTCAGGGAAGGTAAATACAAATGACGCAATGGGTATTGATCATGCCAGTCCTACAAAGCCCCCAAAGAAGGGCAGAAAAATAAAAGTGATAAGTAATGGAA ATCAAAAGGTACACATAAAAGTGAAAGCAAAATCTCAACCTGAAAGCAAGAACGGTGCCAATACTTTCGAGTTGGACAATGGGCATGTCAGTAAACTACAACCTATAAGTTCCACAG GGCTGAAGACATTGGTTCATAATGCATCTGCTATCAATGTGCCTAAAAGTCACCTCAAAG ATGCACCAGTTCCTCTTGCAACAAAAATGTATCATTCACAGGGCAACTACCGTCTTCGATTGGAGCTTGGTCAGCTTTATCGCGAATCATGTGTGGAGCATTTGAGCAGCCACACAACTCCAAACTTGTCACAGCAGAATGGATTGGTGTCACAGTTTCCACCATGTGGCAAGTCAGCATTACTTGGTTCTCAGAAGAACCTTGTTCCTCAGACACAG CTTCTTGCAAGCACATCTGAACTGTGCTCAGGAATTCCTCAGCAATTATCAGCAAGCAGGCCTAACCACTCACTAGTAACAAAAACTGAGAGAGCAGATACACAAGCATCTGCATTTAGCAATGAAGGTTCACGATCTAGATGCAACAAAGCTGCTGTTCCCCATTCGAGAAACAAAG GAAGCAAGAAGGCGCAGCAGCAACCTAATGGACGTGTTCATGTGATCAAGTCCTCAGTAGAGTAA